One window of the Xenopus tropicalis strain Nigerian chromosome 10, UCB_Xtro_10.0, whole genome shotgun sequence genome contains the following:
- the LOC101731958 gene encoding phosphatidylinositol polyphosphate 5-phosphatase type IV-like: protein MIFTALLYTRHTSMEFRKGNPEYEEIENDEDEENEENLLVYLFALLVLIFGLAIDWCFSNTTKKRISVSPSQTSHKRHLEERFLVGQGFLGEDELEQHLPQQNLRIFIATWNMNGKKDLPERLDDFLFPLGAESAQDLYVIGVQEGCPYRQEWEYHLQLTLGHRYVLLHSAAHGVLYLSLFIRRDLVGFCSEVECATVTTRFFPMIKTKGAVAASFTFFGTSFLFINAHFAAGDSKVKQRIQNYEKIIKNLQLPKNVPDTNPIYSDPDDATSRFDEVFWFGDFNFRLSKSRSEVDSILENLPENDMRSLLQYDQLSEEVTKGSIFKGFKEGEIHFRPTYRFNIGSDDYDTSKKQRTPSYTDRVMYKSRNQDDIHVLKYGSCSLMRQSDHKPVFGLFTVWIKPGSNNIPSTV, encoded by the coding sequence ATGATATTTACTGCGCTTCTTTATACCCGTCACACATCTATGGAGTTCCGCAAAGGAAACCCAGAATATGAAGAAATAGAGAATGATGAAGATGAGGAGAATGAGGAGAACTTGCTAGTTTATCTCTTTGCTCTCCTGGTATTAATCTTCGGACTAGCCATTGACTGGTGTTTCAGTAACACCACTAAAAAGCGCATTAGTGTTTCTCCCAGCCAGACCAGCCATAAGAGGCATCTAGAAGAGAGGTTCTTGGTTGGTCAAGGCTTCCTTGGAGAAGATGAACTGGAACAACATCTTCCACAACAAAATCTGAGGATCTTTATTGCCacctggaatatgaatggaaaaAAGGATCTTCCAGAGAGACTAGATGATTTCCTGTTTCCATTGGGTGCCGAGTCTGCACAAGACTTGTATGTTATCGGAGTGCAAGAAGGCTGCCCCTACAGGCAAGAATGGGAATACCATCTGCAGCTGACACTGGGGCATCGTTATGTCTTGCTCCACTCAGCCGCTCACGGTGTCCTGTACCTGTCTCTGTTTATCAGGCGAGATCTCGTGGGGTTCTGCTCTGAGGTTGAATGTGCAACCGTCACTACGAGATTCTTCCCAATGATTAAGACCAAAGGGGCTGTGGCTGCTTCTTTTACATTCTTTGGAACCTCATTCCTTTTTATCAACGCCCACTTTGCGGCAGGAGATTCCAAAGTAAAGCAAAGAATCcagaattatgagaaaataatcAAAAACCTGCAGCTcccaaaaaatgttcctgacacAAACCCCATTTACTCTGATCCCGACGATGCGACGAGCCGGTTTGACGAAGTCTTCTGGTTTGGGGACTTCAATTTCCGCTTGAGCAAGAGTCGGAGTGAAGTTGATTCCATCCTAGAGAACCTTCCAGAAAATGACATGAGGTCCCTCCTGCAGTACGATCAGCTGTCAGAAGAGGTGACTAAAGGTTCTATATTCAAAGGATTTAAGGAAGGCGAAATCCATTTCCGTCCCACATATAGATTTAATATCGGATCCGATGACTATGACACCAGTAAGAAACAGAGGACGCCTTCCTACACTGATCGAGTGATGTACAAGAGCCGGAATCAGGATGATATCCATGTTCTCAAATATGGCTCTTGCTCACTTATGAGACAATCGGACCACAAGCCTGTTTTTGGGCTATTCACAGTTTGGATAAAACCAGGGTCCAATAACATTCCTTCAACTGTTTGA